Proteins co-encoded in one Cynocephalus volans isolate mCynVol1 chromosome 11, mCynVol1.pri, whole genome shotgun sequence genomic window:
- the SPSB4 gene encoding SPRY domain-containing SOCS box protein 4 isoform X2, which yields MGQKLSGSLKSVEVREPALRPAKRELLGAEPGRPARLDQLLDMPAAGLAVQLRHAWNPEDRSLNVFVKDDDRLTFHRHPVAQSTDGIRGKVGHARGLHAWQITWPARQRGTHAVVGVATARAPLHSVGYTALVGSDAESWGWDLGRSRLYHDGKNRPGVAYPAFLGPDEAFALLDSLLVVLDMDEGTLSFVVDGQYLGVAFQGLKGKKLYPVLSPCH from the coding sequence ATGGGCCAGAAGCTCTCGGGGAGCCTCAAGTCGGTGGAGGTGCGAGAGCCAGCTCTGCGGCCGGCCAAGCGGGAGCTGCTGGGTGCAGAGCCGGGGCGGCCGGCGCGGCTGGACCAGCTGCTGGACATGCCGGCGGCGGGGCTGGCTGTGCAGCTGCGGCACGCGTGGAACCCCGAGGACCGCTCGCTCAATGTCTTCGTCAAGGATGACGACCGGCTCACCTTCCACCGACACCCGGTGGCCCAGAGCACGGACGGCATCCGCGGCAAGGTGGGCCACGCCCGCGGCCTGCACGCCTGGCAGATCACCTGGCCGGCTCGCCAGCGGGGCACCCACGCCGTAGTGGGGGTGGCCACGGCCCGGGCTCCCCTGCACTCCGTGGGCTACACAGCGCTGGTGGGCAGTGACGCCGAGTCCTGGGGCTGGGACCTGGGCCGCAGCCGCCTCTACCACGATGGCAAGAACCGGCCGGGCGTGGCCTACCCGGCCTTCCTGGGGCCGGACGAGGCCTTCGCGCTGCTCGACTCGCTGCTCGTGGTGCTGGACATGGACGAGGGCACCCTCAGCTTCGTCGTGGACGGCCAGTACCTGGGCGTGGCCTTCCAGGGCCTCAAGGGAAAGAAGCTGTACCCGGTG